Proteins encoded within one genomic window of Couchioplanes caeruleus:
- a CDS encoding TlyA family RNA methyltransferase codes for MARRARLDAELVRRKLARSREQAAALVAAGRVQVRGSVAAKVATMIDPADPVVVTGEDPADEYVSRGSHKLAGALKAFPELVVRGRRCLDAGASTGGFTDVLLRGGAAHVYAVDVGYGQLAWPLRTDERVTVMERTNVRTLTPDMLGGQVALTVADLSFISLRLVLPALSACTAEDGDLALMVKPQFEVGKDRVGSGGVVRDPALRAEAVLDVAAAAAELGLGVASVAASPLPGPSGNVEFFVWFRRGAPPADADRVHAVVAAGPTGAVTSGGPATMPDSPPLEDA; via the coding sequence ATGGCCCGCCGCGCGCGTCTCGACGCCGAGCTCGTCCGCCGCAAGCTGGCCCGTTCCCGGGAGCAGGCCGCCGCGCTCGTCGCGGCCGGGCGGGTCCAGGTCCGCGGCAGCGTGGCGGCCAAGGTCGCCACCATGATCGACCCCGCGGACCCGGTGGTGGTCACCGGCGAGGATCCCGCCGACGAGTACGTCTCGCGGGGCAGCCACAAGCTGGCCGGGGCGCTCAAGGCCTTTCCCGAGCTGGTGGTGCGCGGCCGGCGATGCCTCGACGCCGGCGCCTCCACCGGTGGGTTCACCGACGTGCTGCTGCGTGGGGGCGCCGCGCACGTGTACGCGGTCGACGTCGGATACGGCCAGCTCGCGTGGCCGCTGCGTACCGACGAGCGCGTGACGGTGATGGAACGGACCAACGTCCGGACCTTGACGCCCGACATGCTGGGCGGCCAGGTGGCGTTGACCGTGGCCGACCTGTCCTTCATCTCGCTGCGGTTGGTGCTGCCCGCCCTGAGCGCCTGCACCGCCGAGGACGGCGATCTGGCGCTGATGGTCAAACCGCAGTTCGAGGTCGGCAAGGATCGGGTCGGTTCCGGCGGGGTGGTGCGCGATCCCGCGCTGCGGGCCGAGGCGGTCCTCGACGTGGCCGCGGCGGCCGCCGAGCTGGGTCTGGGCGTCGCCTCCGTGGCCGCGAGCCCGCTGCCGGGGCCCAGCGGCAACGTGGAGTTCTTCGTGTGGTTCCGGCGCGGCGCCCCACCCGCGGACGCCGACCGGGTGCACGCCGTGGTCGCTGCCGGGCCCACCGGCGCGGTAACGTCCGGCGGGCCGGCGACGATGCCGGATTCGCCCCCGTTGGAGGACGCATGA
- a CDS encoding NAD kinase, which produces MTRSALLVTHTGRRQSTQQAQAVARDLVAAGFEVRVIAEEVDDLELPPGVTPVDDPSAAEGAEIVFALGGDGTFLRAAELARPAKAPLLGINLGKVGFLAEAELQNIDQTVRDIVDGDYTVDERLTLDVRAEYDGRLIADSWALNEVSVEKGQRAQMLELLVDVDGRPLSRYGCDGVVCATPTGSTAYAFSAGGPVVWPEVEALLLVPISAHALFSKPIVTAPTSTFVITVDPYTSFAVLCCDGRRTWDLPPGAQVTVERGQLPVRLVRLKPRPFTDTLVAKFHLPVEGWRGNRR; this is translated from the coding sequence ATGACCCGCTCGGCACTGCTGGTGACCCACACCGGCCGGCGGCAGAGCACCCAGCAGGCCCAGGCCGTCGCCCGGGACCTCGTCGCCGCCGGTTTCGAGGTACGGGTCATCGCCGAGGAAGTGGACGACCTCGAGTTGCCACCCGGCGTCACGCCGGTCGACGACCCCTCCGCGGCCGAGGGCGCGGAGATCGTCTTCGCGCTCGGCGGGGACGGCACCTTCCTGCGCGCCGCCGAGCTGGCGCGCCCGGCGAAGGCGCCGCTGCTCGGCATCAACCTGGGCAAGGTGGGCTTCCTCGCCGAGGCCGAGCTGCAGAACATCGACCAGACCGTGCGCGACATCGTCGACGGCGACTACACCGTGGACGAACGCCTCACCCTCGACGTGCGCGCCGAGTACGACGGCCGCCTGATCGCCGACTCCTGGGCGCTCAACGAGGTGAGTGTCGAGAAGGGCCAGCGCGCGCAGATGCTCGAACTGCTCGTCGACGTCGACGGGCGCCCGCTGTCGCGCTACGGCTGCGACGGTGTCGTGTGTGCCACACCGACCGGCTCGACGGCGTACGCGTTCTCCGCCGGCGGCCCGGTCGTGTGGCCGGAGGTGGAGGCGCTGCTGCTCGTGCCGATCAGCGCGCACGCGTTGTTCAGCAAGCCGATCGTCACCGCGCCGACCTCGACGTTTGTGATCACCGTGGACCCGTACACGTCGTTCGCGGTGCTGTGCTGCGACGGGCGGCGGACCTGGGACCTGCCGCCGGGCGCGCAGGTCACGGTCGAGCGCGGGCAGCTCCCGGTGCGGCTGGTACGCCTCAAGCCGCGGCCGTTCACCGACACCCTGGTGGCGAAGTTCCACCTGCCCGTGGAGGGGTGGCGCGGTAATCGACGCTGA